The following coding sequences lie in one Drosophila sulfurigaster albostrigata strain 15112-1811.04 chromosome 2R, ASM2355843v2, whole genome shotgun sequence genomic window:
- the LOC133837972 gene encoding kunitz-type protease inhibitor 2, whose product MKIPISMTMLSLAFCVCLMSVIMLTHHVAASGDGSCKELNNVNCYVGRNEGNYCNRKDQTKALTRWYYDKGSCRPFSYRGCNGNRNRFCTQESCETRCGKK is encoded by the exons atgaaaattCCAATCAGTATGACAATGCTTTCTCTAGCATTCTGTGTCTGCTTGATGTCTGTCATAATGTTGACTCACCATGTTGCCGCATCTGGAGATGGATCATGCAAGGAACTAA ACAACGTCAACTGCTATGTGGGCCGTAACGAGGGCAACTATTGCAACAGGAAGGACCAGACGAAGGCTCTCACCCGTTGGTATTACGATAAGGGCTCCTGTCGTCCCTTCTCCTATCGTGGCTGCAATGGCAATCGGAATCGCTTCTGCACGCAGGAAAGCTGTGAAACACGCTGTGGAAAGAAATAA